A single Dunckerocampus dactyliophorus isolate RoL2022-P2 chromosome 2, RoL_Ddac_1.1, whole genome shotgun sequence DNA region contains:
- the LOC129177737 gene encoding ras-related protein Rap-2b-like → MREYKVVVLGSGGVGKSALTVQFVTGSFIEKYDPTIEDFYRKEIEVDSSPSVLEILDTAGTEQFASMRDLYIKNGQGFILVYSLVNQQSFQDIKPMRDQIIRVKRYERVPMILVGNKVDLEAEREVSSGEGKALAQDWTCPFMETSAKNKGSVDELFAEIVRQMNYSTVPAGGDKCCSCVLL, encoded by the coding sequence ATGAGGGAGTATAAAGTGGTTGTTCTGGGCTCGGGTGGAGTCGGTAAATCCGCCCTGACTGTGCAATTCGTGACGGGCTCCTTCATCGAGAAGTACGACCCCACCATCGAGGACTTTTACCGGAAGGAGATCGAAGTCGACTCGTCCCCGTCGGTCCTGGAGATCCTGGACACAGCAGGGACTGAGCAGTTCGCCTCCATGCGAGATCTGTACATCAAAAATGGACAGGGCTTCATCCTGGTCTACAGTTTGGTCAACCAGCAGAGTTTCCAGGACATCAAGCCCATGAGAGACCAAATCATCCGGGTGAAGAGGTACGAGAGGGTGCCCATGATCCTGGTGGGCAACAAGGTGGACCTGGAGGCTGAAAGAGAGGTGTCATCCGGGGAAGGCAAGGCTCTGGCCCAGGACTGGACCTGCCCCTTTATGGAGACTTCAGCCAAGAATAAAGGCTCTGTGGATGAACTGTTTGCAGAGATAGTCAGACAGATGAACTACTCCACTGTTCCTGCTGGAGGTGACAAGTGTTGCTCTTGTGTCTTGCTCTAA